Proteins encoded by one window of Lathyrus oleraceus cultivar Zhongwan6 chromosome 1, CAAS_Psat_ZW6_1.0, whole genome shotgun sequence:
- the LOC127079373 gene encoding uncharacterized protein LOC127079373 isoform X2 produces the protein MPRLEIDSSEKEAGKLSGESRLGEWFWLGFSLQVLLAPMGIIVGYRLMLGLLSSISNRSYSAAGEALFHLVHGSAAGCLENLHCSSCCSLVAGIPHEADCIGLRHASVVYNLEWMCLSWLNGLNEARS, from the exons ATGCCAAGATTAGAGATTGACTCATCGGAGAAGGAGGCCGGAAAACTGTCAG GTGAATCAAGGCTTGGTGAATGGTTTTGGCTTGGTTTTTCACTGCAGGTTTTACTTGCACCGATGGGAATAA TTGTAGGCTACAGGCTCATGCTTGGTCTACTCTCTAGTATTTCAAACAGGTCTTACTCTGCTGCAGGTGAGGCCTTGTTTCACTTGGTTCATGGTTCTGCTGCAGGATGTCTGGAAAATTTGCATTGCTCATCTTGCTGTAG TTTGGTAGCAGGTATACCACATGAAGCTGATTGTATTGGTTTAAGGCATGCTTCAG TTGTTTACAACTTGGAATGGATGTGCCTTTCATGGTTGAATGGATTGAATGAAGCTAGGAGTTGA
- the LOC127079362 gene encoding uncharacterized protein LOC127079362 gives MFSYLRLCHNPNLTFIKPSPILHLLLQPFSSSANHSFTLNYLIQNLAFSPETASKISTKLLLNNSQNPDSVLALFKSHGFSNSQLSTLIKTCPNLLTYHPNKTLLPKLNFLLQKGASTSDLIDIITKNPRILYLSLQNSIIPFYDLVKRFFLSDESTIASLKVRSCMIYSKTPSQNIQLLLQNGVPESKVGILFRNWYTVFTQNPPVFEKVVMELKELGFNPKTTFFTVALRAKINSKSNWENKIDVYKKWGWSQEDIVSAFLKHPWCMLASVDKIEAVMKFFVDHIGWESLVLAKHPILIMMSLEKRVIPRAFVLKFLESKGLVKDAKLARPFKVSEDVFLKKFVNCFEEEASNLLKLYEEKREVSRNV, from the coding sequence ATGTTTTCATATCTCCGCCTCTGCCATAACCCTAACCTCACTTTCATAAAACCCTCTCCCATTCTCCATCTTCTTCTCCAACCCTTCTCTTCTTCCGCAAACCACTCTTTCACACTCAACTACCTCATCCAAAACCTCGCTTTCTCTCCCGAAACCGCTTCCAAAATCTCCACCAAACTTCTACTCAACAACTCACAAAACCCCGATTCAGTCCTCGCCTTATTCAAATCCCACGGCTTCTCAAATTCCCAGCTTTCCACTCTCATCAAAACCTGCCCCAATCTTCTCACCTACCATCCCAACAAAACCCTTCTCCCCAAACTCAATTTCCTTCTCCAAAAGGGTGCTTCCACTTCTGACTTAATCGACATCATCACCAAAAATCCAAGGATCTTATATCTAAGCTTGCAAAATTCCATCATCCCATTTTATGATTTAGTCAAAAGATTCTTCCTTTCTGATGAATCCACTATCGCCTCTCTCAAAGTACGCTCTTGCATGATTTATTCTAAAACCCCATCTCAGAATATTCAATTGCTGCTTCAAAATGGGGTTCCTGAGTCTAAAGTTGGTATTTTGTTTCGAAATTGGTATACTGTATTCACTCAGAACCCTCCGGTATTTGAGAAGGTAGTGATGGAACTAAAGGAATTGGGATTCAACCCCAAAACTACATTTTTCACTGTGGCATTGCGTGCTAAGATTAACAGCAAATCGAATTGGGAAAACAAGATTGATGTGTATAAGAAATGGGGTTGGTCGCAGGAAGATATTGTTTCAGCATTTTTGAAGCATCCATGGTGTATGTTGGCATCTGTGGATAAAATTGAGGCAGTGATGAAGTTTTTTGTTGATCACATTGGTTGGGAGTCTCTTGTGCTTGCCAAACATCCAATACTTATTATGATGAGTTTGGAGAAAAGGGTTATTCCTCGGGCTTTTGTATTGAAGTTTCTTGAATCCAAAGGTTTGGTTAAGGATGCTAAATTGGCTAGACCTTTCAAAGTTTCTGAGGATGTGTTTTTGAAGAAGTTTGTGAATTGCTTTGAGGAAGAAGCTTCTAATTTGTTGAAGTTGTATGAAGAGAAAAGAGAAGTTTCACGTAATGTTTGA
- the LOC127079373 gene encoding uncharacterized protein LOC127079373 isoform X1, with protein MPRLEIDSSEKEAGKLSAGESRLGEWFWLGFSLQVLLAPMGIIVGYRLMLGLLSSISNRSYSAAGEALFHLVHGSAAGCLENLHCSSCCSLVAGIPHEADCIGLRHASVVYNLEWMCLSWLNGLNEARS; from the exons ATGCCAAGATTAGAGATTGACTCATCGGAGAAGGAGGCCGGAAAACTGTCAG CAGGTGAATCAAGGCTTGGTGAATGGTTTTGGCTTGGTTTTTCACTGCAGGTTTTACTTGCACCGATGGGAATAA TTGTAGGCTACAGGCTCATGCTTGGTCTACTCTCTAGTATTTCAAACAGGTCTTACTCTGCTGCAGGTGAGGCCTTGTTTCACTTGGTTCATGGTTCTGCTGCAGGATGTCTGGAAAATTTGCATTGCTCATCTTGCTGTAG TTTGGTAGCAGGTATACCACATGAAGCTGATTGTATTGGTTTAAGGCATGCTTCAG TTGTTTACAACTTGGAATGGATGTGCCTTTCATGGTTGAATGGATTGAATGAAGCTAGGAGTTGA